A region of Ictidomys tridecemlineatus isolate mIctTri1 chromosome 4, mIctTri1.hap1, whole genome shotgun sequence DNA encodes the following proteins:
- the LOC101977735 gene encoding LOW QUALITY PROTEIN: tropomyosin-1 (The sequence of the model RefSeq protein was modified relative to this genomic sequence to represent the inferred CDS: substituted 1 base at 1 genomic stop codon) — translation MMPRRGLSTSSGKLREKGGPGNRGMKVIENRALKDEEKMELQEIQLKEAKHIAEEADRKYEEVAPKLVIIEGDLERTEERAEQAESRCREMDEQIRLMDXNLKCLNAAEGKYSQKEDKYEEEIKILTDKLKEAETSAEFAQRLVAKLEKTIDDLEDKLKCTKEEHLCTQRMLDRTLLDLNEM, via the exons ATGATGCCGAGGAGAGGGCTGAGCACCTCCAGCGGGAAGTTGAGGGAGAAAGGCGGGCCCGGGAACAG AGGTATGAAGGTTATTGAAAACCGGGCcctaaaagatgaagaaaagatggAACTCCAGGAAATCCAACTCAAAGAAGCTAAGCACATTGCAGAAGAAGCAGATAGGAAGTATGAAGAGGTGGCTCCTAAGTTAGTGATTATTGAAGGCGACTTGGAACGCACAGAGGAACGAGCTGAGCAGGCAGAGTCCCGTTGCCGAGAGATGGATGAGCAGATCAGACTGATGGACTAGAACCTGAAGTGTCTGAATGCTGCTGAAGGAAAGTACTctcaaaaagaagacaaatatgaggaagaaataaagattctCACTGATAAACTCAAGGAGGCAGAGACCAGCGCTGAGTTTGCCCAGAGATTGGTAGCCAAACTGGAAAAGACAATTGATGATTTGGAAGATAAGCTGAAATGCACCAAAGAGGAGCACCTCTGTACACAAAGGATGCTGGACCGGACTCTGCTTGACCTGAATGAGATGTAG